The following proteins come from a genomic window of Trifolium pratense cultivar HEN17-A07 linkage group LG4, ARS_RC_1.1, whole genome shotgun sequence:
- the LOC123922099 gene encoding F-box/LRR-repeat protein At3g48880-like: MEIAKTGRNWVENDVTTTSNILMKNLNNLNEDIFIEIFKHCDDMFESTSSIIDFTRAWGKSNNDQWETLDFSMLKSDFIKTKSEPYVWVNSRCDNFLYKLLFVALNLSQGNIKTLLFHYNLFLSNDQFSCIARRCPLVRRIVFVSWNRIKKVEMRKAIRGWNDLESMTMPPLKDPTYVFQEISKNCKNFRELKVMGRLDNRFALSLVTYLPNLKVLSVRCSMLVKEALILVLESLKYLEVLNVSHSYFVVPISSHIDRNTICEKASKLRQFITCMEKPCIMCERTRMDCGLSRWHKFKEGIWKDDEVSSLAL; encoded by the exons ATGGAAATTGCAAAAACGGGAAGGAATTGGGTAGAAAACGACGTGACAACAACATCGAACATTCTTATGAAAAATTTGAACAATTTGAACGAAGATATTTTCATTGAGATTTTTAAGCATTGCGATGATATGTTTGAATCAACTTCATCTATTATTGATTTTACTCGAGCATGGGGTAAATCTAACAACGATCAATGGGAAACACTTGATTTTTCTATGTTGAAATCTGATTTTATTAAGACTAAATCTGAGCCTTATGTTTGGGTTAATTCTCGATgtgacaattttttatataaattgttgTTTGTTGCATTGAATCTCAGTCAAGGGAATATCAAGACTTTGCTTTTTCATTACAACTTGTTTTTGTCCAATGATCAATTCAGCTGCATAGCTAGAAG GTGTCCACTTGTAAGACGGATAGTTTTTGTCTCTTGGAATAGAATCAAGAAAGTAGAAATGCGAAAGGCTATTAGGGGTTGGAATGATCTAGAGTCAATGACAATGCCTCCCCTAAAAGATCCAACATATGTTTTTCAAGAAATTTCAAAGAATTGTAAGAACTTTAGAGAACTCAAGGTTATGGGACGTTTAGATAACAGATTTGCTTTGTCTCTTGTTACCTATCTCCCTAACTTGAAAGTATTGAGTGTTCGATGTTCAATGTTAGTAAAGGAAGCTCTAATTTTAGTTTTAGAGAGTCTAAAATATTTAGAAGTACTCAACGTTTCACATTCTTATTTTGTGGTACCCATTAGTAGTCATATTGATCGTAATACTATCTGTGAAAAGGCTTCAAAGTTGCGTCAATTTATAACTTGCATGGAAAAACCATGCATCATGTGTGAGCGGACAAGAATGGATTGTGGGCTTTCTAGATGGCATAAGTTCAAGGAAGGAATTTGGAAAGATGATGAAGTTAGCTCTCTTGCACTTTGA
- the LOC123920465 gene encoding proteinase inhibitor PSI-1.2-like: MLQTNMALKVETILLVFICGAILLGGNLKTVDAQKFCPQFCYDERSYMTCTSSGDQHLSPPCNCCLASTGCTIYTADGTPLCTSD, from the exons ATGTTGCAAACAAACATGGCTTTAAAGGTTGAGACCATCCTTCTTGTCTTCATTTGTG GTGCAATTCTTTTGGGAGGCAATCTGAAAACTGTTGATGCTCAAAAATTTTGTCCCCAATTTTGCTATGATGAACGTTCATATATGACTTGCACTTCTTCAGGTGATCAACACCTCAGTCCACCATGCAATTGTTGTCTTGCATCAACTGGTTGTACCATTTACACAGCAGATGGAACTCCACTTTGTACTTCTGATTAA
- the LOC123920466 gene encoding proteinase inhibitor PSI-1.2-like — protein MALKVETILLVFICGAIILGGNLKIVDGKVCPLICYDSAYMTCPSSGDQHLSPLCNCCLASTGCTLYSGDGTPICTSN, from the exons ATGGCTTTAAAGGTTGAGACTATCCTTCTTGTCTTCATTTGTG GTGCAATTATTTTAGGAGGCAATCTAAAAATTGTTGATGGTAAAGTTTGCCCTCTAATATGCTATGATTCAGCATACATGACCTGCCCTTCTTCAGGTGATCAACACCTCAGTCCACTGTGCAATTGTTGTCTTGCATCAACTGGTTGTACACTTTACAGTGGAGATGGAACTCCTATTTGTACTTCTAATTAA
- the LOC123920611 gene encoding proteinase inhibitor PSI-1.2-like, with protein sequence MALKGAAIILVFVCGAILLGGNMDIVDAEGKFCPEVCYFPEYMLCPPSRTPLKPPCNCCFAPSGCSLYRIDGSLICRAE encoded by the exons ATGGCTTTGAAAGGTGCAGCTATCATTCTTGTCTTCGTTTGTG GTGCAATTCTTTTGGGAGGTAATATGGATATTGTTGATGCAGAAGGAAAATTTTGCCCAGAGGTGTGCTATTTTCCAGAATATATGCTATGCCCACCAAGTAGAACACCCCTCAAACCACCATGCAACTGTTGCTTTGCACCAAGTGGCTGCTCACTTTACAGAATCGATGGAAGTTTAATTTGTAGAGCTGAATAG
- the LOC123924562 gene encoding protein RTF1 homolog, whose translation MADLENMLLEAAGRKNSPVRKRQKIRNTRTKHEDAAFSDDESDSKEEDSDKGVGNVNKRSTTTSASNVPLKKRFELETTKRSNKNNNVGDEGKSQGKERESKDHENGIREDDSSEESDDIGRNIYKNEDDKKRLTKMTELEREMILSERATKKGDKELKEKMIMKMNREKNKTIAKASSSNNKPPPLPSSTKIRSSARNAEKTAAKGDVLSELRAKRMKQQSVENHGKSEKKKKKTEVLENNPSSSSESESVVRSESEKESSSSDDDGELVDSDDDKNIDDLDKPTFEDIKEITIRRSRLVKWLNEPFFEELMVGCFVRIGIGKSENVPVYRLCMVQKVESGDPNKHYKVENRVTHKYLICVWGSESSAAKFQVAVVSDSTPLEKEFKQWLREVERTCSYRPSKVNVKEKKEAIKRTNTYVYSAATVKQMLEEKKTAPSRPLNIAVEKDRLKREFEVAESKNDEAWMERIQTKLSELEALRRARENNVKAIRLDEMNRKNRVENYKNLSEHRNMNANLKAGEEGYDPFSRRWTRSRNYYNEDQGKENKEGKGEKDEQKIVGVEATKESLKEAADAGKLIDTTAPVDVGTESNMLHDFEVSISLAELKKFGKGQEQRRDVFFARKQKIEATVGYQVPENDGRKHPLTLTISDYKRRMGLL comes from the coding sequence ATGGCAGACTTGGAAAACATGCTTCTAGAGGCAGCCGGTAGGAAGAATTCTCCGGTTAGAAAGCGACAAAAGATTCGAAACACAAGAACAAAACACGAGGATGCAGCGTTCTCTGATGATGAAAGTGATTCCAAAGAGGAAGACTCTGATAAAGGTGTTGGTAATGTAAACAAAAGGTCAACAACAACAAGTGCATCCAATGTTCCATTGAAGAAGAGGTTTGAATTGGAAACCACCAAAAgaagtaataaaaataataatgttggTGATGAAGGTAAAAGCCAAGGAAAAGAACGTGAATCGAAGGATCATGAAAATGGTATTAGAGAAGATGATAGCAGTGAAGAATCTGATGATATTGGTAGAAATATTTACAAGAATGAAGATGACAAAAAAAGGCTTACTAAGATGACAGAACTCGAAAGAGAAATGATTTTGTCTGAAAGAGCAACGAAGAAAGGCGACAAAGAgttaaaagagaaaatgatcATGAAAATGAATAGAGAAAAGAATAAAACAATTGCAAAAGCTTCTAGTTCTAATAATAAACCACCACCTCTTCCTTCATCTACCAAGATTCGTTCGTCTGCTAGAAACGCCGAGAAAACAGCTGCAAAAGGCGATGTATTAAGCGAACTGCGTGCTAAAAGGATGAAGCAACAAAGCGTGGAGAATCATGGAAAAtcagaaaagaagaagaaaaagacaGAAGTTTTGGAAAATAATCCAAGTAGCTCAAGTGAAAGTGAGAGTGTTGTGAGATCTGAAAGCGAAAAAGAATCTTCTTCTTcggatgatgatggtgaattAGTTGACAGTGATGATGATAAGAACATCGATGATTTAGATAAACCAACATTTGAGGATATAAAGGAAATTACTATAAGGAGATCAAGGCTTGTTAAATGGTTAAATGAACCATTTTTTGAGGAACTAATGGTTGGTTGTTTTGTGAGAATTGGTATAGGAAAATCAGAGAATGTACCTGTTTATAGACTCTGCATGGTTCAAAAGGTTGAAAGTGGTGATCCTAATAAACACTACAAGGTAGAAAATAGAGTGACACATAAGTACTTAATTTGTGTTTGGGGAAGTGAAAGTTCTGCTGCTAAATTTCAAGTGGCTGTAGTTTCTGATTCTACACCATTAGAGAAAGAATTCAAACAATGGCTTAGAGAAGTTGAGAGAACATGTAGCTATAGACCAAGCAAGGTAAATGTAAAGGAAAAGAAGGAAGCTATAAAAAGAACAAACACATATGTTTACTCGGCCGCTACGGTGAAACAAATGTTGGAGGAGAAGAAAACTGCACCGTCTAGGCCGTTGAATATTGCAGTAGAAAAGGATAGGCTGAAGAGGGAGTTCGAGGTTGCGGAAAGCAAAAACGACGAGGCATGGATGGAGAGGATTCAAACAAAGTTATCGGAATTAGAAGCGTTGCGTCGTGCGAGAGAGAACAATGTTAAGGCTATTAGGCTTGATGAGATGAACAGAAAGAATCGTGTTgagaattataaaaatttgtccGAGCATAGAAATATGAACGCGAATTTGAAAGCGGGCGAGGAAGGGTATGATCCTTTTTCTAGAAGGTGGACAAGGTCAAGAAACTACTATAATGAAGATCAAGGAAAAGAGAATAAAGAAGGTAAAGGAGAAAAAGATGAACAAAAAATTGTTGGTGTTGAGGCTACAAAAGAATCATTGAAAGAAGCTGCTGATGCAGGGAAGTTGATTGATACTACTGCTCCTGTGGATGTTGGAACAGAATCAAATATGTTGCATGATTTTGAGGTATCAATTTCATTGGCTGAACTTAAGAAATTTGGTAAAGGACAAGAACAAAGAAGAGATGTGTTTTTTGCAAGGAAACAAAAGATAGAAGCAACGGTTGGTTACCAAGTACCTGAAAATGATGGGAGAAAGCATCCTCTTACATTAACAATTAGTGACTATAAGAGAAGAATGGGGCTTCTTTGA
- the LOC123924561 gene encoding pentatricopeptide repeat-containing protein At3g09040, mitochondrial, which produces MHKSLRTKCNTLIIHSQNSQFFKPHHVFHNPKLTHSHSNAHVAFETVTTNSTNSLISTYSRQGLFQKVLQTYTSLINSSQQPNHTILSTTLLSCTKLENLEFGKLLHSSIIKNGFELDSLIQRNLIHFYAKCKCLSSARTLFDSALAVDSLLLQFDTASLTAFISGYVRVGLYEDALHVFDKMRSGFVLDELAFVTVLNACVALGKLDYACKLFDEMEMDSCSNVVVWNVMISGHGKRGFYKEAVEFYREMRKNDVESSRSTLASVLSAIAGLGDLGYGLLVHGEAVKLGFESSVYVASSLINMYGKCEMLCDAKKVFDVVCERNVVMWNTILGVYAQNGCLIGVMKLFSEMMECGNEPDEFTYSSILSSCACFEFLDIGRQLHSTIIKKRFTDNLCVNNALVDMYAKAGALKEARKQFERMKYRDNISWNAILVGYVQEEEETDAFDMFRRMTQNGIVPDEVSMASILSACGNIKALEAGTQFHSLSVKLGLMTNLFAGSSLIDMYSKCGVIEDARKVYSSMPEWSVVSMNALIAGYALKDTKEAINLLHEMQILGMKPSEITFASLIDCCKDPCKVILGMQIHCAILKSGLLCGSEFLGTSLLGMYMDSQRMTEANVLFSELSNLKSLVLWTALISGHTQNDCTDEALKLYREMRNNNILPDQATFVTVLRACALLSSLQDGKEIHSLIFHTGFDLDELTSSALVDMYAKCGDVENAAKVFEELAIKKDTISWNSMIVGFAKNGYAERALKVFDEMNQSSVTPDDVTFLGVLTACSHAGLVSEGRRIFDNMVNYYGIQPRVDHYACMVDLLGRWGFLKEAEEFIDGLDVEPNAMIWANLLGACRIHGDEKRGQRAAEKLIELEPQNSSPYVLLSNMYSALGHWDEARSLRRTMVQKEIQKMPGCSWIVVGQKTNSFVAGDISHPSSDEISHALKHLTSLMRDNSLQEDGISQAS; this is translated from the coding sequence ATGCACAAATCACTTAGAACAAAATGTAATACTCTCATAATTCACTCTCAAAATTCCCAATTCTTCAAACCCCATCATGTCTTCCACAATCCCAAACTTACTCATTCTCATTCCAATGCCCACGTGGCATTCGAAACGGTTACAACAAACTCAACTAATTCTCTCATTTCAACTTATTCCCGCCAAGGCTTATTCCAGAAAGTTCTTCAAACTTACACCTCATTAATAAACTCATCTCAACAACCAAATCATACAATTTTATCAACCACATTGTTATCATGTACAAAACTCGAAAACCTCGAGTTTGGGAAGTTACTTCATAGTTCTATAATTAAAAATGGTTTCGAATTGGATTCGTTAATTCAACGTAACCTTATTCATTTTTACGCCAAATGTAAATGTTTGAGTTCCGCTCGAACATTGTTTGATTCTGCGTTGGCTGTAGATTCGTTATTATTACAATTTGACACGGCTTCGTTGACTGCTTTTATTAGTGGTTATGTTCGTGTTGGTTTGTATGAAGACGCACTCcatgtgtttgataaaatgcgGAGTGGTTTTGTTTTAGATGAATTGGCGTTTGTTACTGTTTTGAATGCTTGTGTTGCGTTAGGGAAGTTGGATTATGCGTGTAAATTGTTTGATGAGATGGAGATGGATAGTTGTAGTAATGTTGTTGTGTGGAATGTTATGATTTCTGGTCATGGTAAGAGAGGTTTTTATAAAGAGGCTGTGGAGTTTTATCGTGAAATGAGGAAGAATGATGTGGAGTCGTCGAGGTCTACGCTTGCGAGTGTTTTGAGTGCAATTGCTGGTTTGGGTGATTTGGGTTATGGTTTGTTAGTTCATGGAGAGGCTGTTAAACTAGGTTTTGAGTCAAGTGTTTATGTGGCGAGTTCTTTGATTAATATGTATGGCAAATGTGAAATGTTATGTGATGCAAAGAAAGTGTTTGATGTTGTGTGTGAACGAAATGTTGTTATGTGGAATACCATTCTCGGAGTTTATGCGCAGAATGGTTGTTTAATTGGTGTGATGAAGTTGTTTTCTGAAATGATGGAGTGTGGAAATGAGCCGGATGAGTTTACGTACTCTAGCATTTTGAGTTCATGCGCCTGCTTTGAATTTTTGGATATCGGTCGCCAGTTGCATTCAACTATTATCAAGAAAAGGTTTACGGATAATTTATGCGTGAACAATGCATTGGTTGATATGTATGCTAAGGCTGGAGCTTTGAAGGAAGCCAGGAAACAATTTGAGCGCATGAAATATCGAGACAATATTTCGTGGAATGCCATTCTTGTTGGATACGTGCAAGAAGAAGAGGAAACTGATGCTTTTGACATGTTTCGGAGAATGACTCAAAATGGCATAGTACCGGACGAGGTATCTATGGCAAGCATTCTTAGTGCTTGTGGAAATATTAAGGCACTAGAAGCAGGAACGCAATTCCATAGCCTTTCAGTTAAGTTGGGTTTAATGACAAACCTTTTTGCCGGAAGCTCTCTTATTGACATGTATTCCAAGTGCGGGGTAATTGAAGATGCACGTAAAGTTTATTCTAGCATGCCCGAGTGGAGTGTAGTTTCCATGAATGCTCTGATTGCAGGATATGCTCTAAAAGATACAAAAGAAGCGATTAATCTTCTGCATGAGATGCAGATATTGGGAATGAAACCATCTGAAATCACATTTGCAAGCCTTATAGATTGTTGTAAGGATCCTTGTAAGGTAATTTTAGGGATGCAGATCCATTGTGCTATATTAAAGAGTGGTCTTTTATGTGGTAGTGAATTCTTAGGTACCTCTTTGTTGGGCATGTATATGGACTCACAGAGGATGACAGAAGCAAATGTTCTTTTCTCGGAGTTATCTAACCTTAAAAGCCTTGTCCTATGGACGGCTTTAATTTCTGGACATACTCAAAATGATTGCACTGATGAGGCCTTAAAGTTGTACCGAGAAATGCGTAACAACAATATCTTACCAGACCAAGCAACATTTGTTACCGTTCTGCGAGCCTGTGCGCTCTTATCCTCACTGCAAGATGGTAAAGAGATTCATTCTCTGATTTTCCACACTGGTTTTGACTTAGATGAATTGACCAGCAGTGCCCTTGTAGATATGTATGCTAAATGTGGAGATGTAGAAAATGCTGCTAAAGTTTTTGAGGAATTGGCAATAAAAAAGGACACaatttcttggaattcaatgatAGTTGGGTTTGcgaaaaatggttatgcagaaaGGGCACTGAAGGTCTTTGATGAGATGAATCAATCATCTGTTACGCCGGATGATGTCACATTCCTTGGAGTGCTCACTGCCTGTAGCCATGCAGGATTGGTTTCTGAGGGTCGACGAATTTTCGACAACATGGTAAACTATTATGGCATTCAGCCGAGAGTAGATCACTATGCTTGCATGGTTGATCTTCTTGGTCGATGGGGTTTTCTCAAAGAAGCTGAAGAGTTCATCGATGGACTAGATGTTGAACCCAATGCTATGATTTGGGCCAATTTATTAGGTGCTTGCAGAATACACGGGGATGAAAAAAGGGGACAGAGAGCAGCCGAAAAACTTATTGAGTTAGAACCGCAAAATTCTTCTCCATATGTACTTCTTTCTAATATGTATTCTGCATTAGGACATTGGGATGAAGCTAGATCTTTGAGGAGAACAATGGTACAGAAAGAGATCCAAAAGATGCCTGGGTGTAGTTGGATTGTAGTGGGGCAAAAGACAAACTCATTTGTCGCAGGTGATATATCGCATCCTAGTTCTGATGAAATTTCGCATGCTTTGAAGCATCTGACATCACTAATGAGAGACAATAGTTTGCAGGAAGATGGAATTTCCCAGGCCAGTTAA